In Solanum pennellii chromosome 3, SPENNV200, a single window of DNA contains:
- the LOC107013172 gene encoding uncharacterized protein LOC107013172, whose amino-acid sequence MPTGRLAKWQILLTEFYIIYVTRTAMKAQALANHLAENPVDGDYKPLDTYFPDEEINSIEEVGSNGNQAWQLYFDGATNTKGTGIGAILISPTGQHYPATAQLRFFCTNNTTEYEACIMGLNMAIYLGVQELIVLGDSGLLIRQAQGEWKTRDLKILPYRQYVEDISKRFMCIEFRYIPRFHNYLADALATLASMLPYPRNTYITPLKIQVRDQHGYCNTVEAEPDGEPWYSDIKNFLKTGRCPEHANRSQKRTIRCLAIGFFLSGDVLYKRIPDLNLLRCVDAEEAEKIMNEVHAGVCGPHMNGYVLAKKILWAGYYWLTMERDCFHFVKKCHQCQIHGDLIHSPHSELHPIASPGPFVAWGMDVIGPIEPKAYNGHRFILVAIDYFTKWVEAITFKAVTKKAFMVLFIQTLFVDLVSQELSSQIMLQTSIVI is encoded by the coding sequence ATGCCAACTGGCAGACTCGCGAAATGGCAAATTTTGCTCACTGAATTTTACATTATATATGTCACTCGCACTGCAATGAAAGCCCAAGCTTTGGCAAACCACTTGGCAGAGAACCCAGTCGATGGTGATTACAAACCATTGGATACATATTTTCCAGATGAAGAGATTAACTCAATTGAGGAAGTAGGTTCAAATGGAAATCAAGCCTGGCAATTGTACTTTGATGGAGCAACCAACACAAAAGGCACGGGGATTGGGGCAATTTTAATATCGCCCACAGGGCAACATTACCCTGCAACAGCTCAACTTCGTTTCTTTTGTACAAATAACACGACTGAGTATGAAGCTTGCATCATGGGTCTAAATATGGCAATATATTTGGGTGTGCAAGAATTAATTGTGTTGGGAGATTCTGGTTTGCTTATCCGACAAGCTCAAGGCGAATGGAAAACTAGAGACCTCAAGATCCTTCCATACAGACAATATGTGGAAGATATTAGCAAAAGGTTCATGTGCATTGAGTTTAGATACATCCCCAGGTTTCATAATTATTTGGCCGATGCCTTGGCTACTTTGGCCTCAATGCTTCCCTATCCTCGAAACACCTACATCACCCCATTAAAGATTCAAGTTCGGGACCAACATGGCTATTGTAATACAGTGGAAGCAGAACCTGATGGGGAGCCATGGTACTCAGATATCAAGAATTTTTTGAAGACAGGGAGATGCCCCGAACATGCCAACAGAAGCCAAAAAAGAACTATTAGATGTCTGGCTATTGGTTTCTTTTTGAGCGGGGATGTTTTGTATAAACGAATTCCGGATCTAAATTTATTGAGATGCGTTGATGCTGAAGAAGCCgagaaaattatgaatgaagtgCACGCTGGGGTATGTGGACCACACATGAATGGATATGTCCTTGCAAAAAAGATACTCTGGGCGGGGTATTATTGGCTTACCATGGAAAGGGATTGCTTTCACTTTGTGAAAAAATGTCATCAATGTCAAATCCATGGTGATCTTATTCATTCACCTCATTCAGAGTTGCACCCCATTGCTTCTCCTGGGCCCTTTGTTGCATGGGGAATGGATGTAATCGGACCAATTGAGCCAAAAGCCTATAATGGACATCGATTCATTTTGGTTGCAATTGATTACTTCACCAAATGGGTGGAGGCGATAACTTTCAAAGCAGTCACTAAGAAGGCGTTCATGGTTTTGTTCATTCAAACATTATTTGTCGATTTGGTATCCCAAGAGCTATCATCACAGATAATGCTGCAAACCTCAATAGTAATATGA